The candidate division WOR-3 bacterium region TATCTTTAGTTTATCAGAATTTCCACTATTATTTTACTCTCATTTTCTTGTTTCGGTCCTTGTGCTTGTTATGCTGAATGTAGCGAAGAAGCCTAAAAGCAAAATCTTCACTTTGAAGTTATTCGTAAAATTCAGGTTAATAGATATCGAATTAGGGAAAATTAAGTAAGCACGACCTGTACTATAACTTTTTCGAGAATGTTCGGATTAGTGCGCTAAAAATAAGCATCGGATATAAAAAAAGTTTCTTGATTTGCCACCACCTACTCGTATCATATTTCTCAAAATAGTGATATAAACTTTTATGCATAGAAAAAATCATTTTGGTGCGGACTATTTTTGTGCTTGCACCCCGATAATGGATAACTGAAGAATCCGGAAAATAAACTATTTTCCAGCCGGCGCGCTTTAATCGCAAACAAAAATCAACATCATTATAAAACATTGGAAAACGTTCATCAAAACCGCCAATTTGCTCAATTGCTTCTTTGCGCACCAAAAGACATGATGCCATAGGTTGGTCAATTTCGGATATTTGATTATAATCGAAATATTTCATCCGCCAGCGGCCAAAAGTTTTATGCTGGGGAAAAAGTCGTGATAAACCAGTTAATTCCCACAATAAAATTGAATAACTGGGAAAAGCGCGAACTGAATCTTGAATTGTTAAATCTGGATTTAGTATTTTCGGAGCAATGGCACCAACTCGGGGATTTTGTTTAAGATATTCAATTAGTGGTGGAAAGAAGTTATCTCGTAATATCGTATCCGGATTAAGCAGTAGAATATATTCACTCCGGATAATTTTGATACCTTGATTGTTGGCTTTAGCATAACCAACATTTACTGCATTTTTTATTAATCTAACTTGGGAATAACTTTTTTCAATAATATTAACCGTTCCATCTTGCGAATTATTGTCAATGACAACGATTTCATAATCAAAAAATTTAAATTGCTCTTGAAGAAGAATTGAATCTAAACAAGGTTTTAGATATTTTTTGCTATTCCAAGTTATAATAAGAATTGAAACCATTTTCTCAATTATCTTTTTAACAATCTACTCTTAACCTTTGCAGTAATGAAGATTGATTTTTATTTTGCGGTTTTATTGGGAAATTTAATTGATATTTATCCTTCGTGATGTATTTACGAAATTCCAGTTTCCATTTGCATACGATAATAATTTAAGAGGTCAGCCAGCGTTGTATAAAATGACACCTCTGGTTTCCAACCTGTTAATTGGGAAAATTTCTGGGCGCTTCCAGTAAGTATTGGAATATCATTAGCACGGATTAAACTCTTTATGGTGGTAATTTTTATCTTTTTCTTGCTAAGTTTCAAGAGAAATGCTATGCACTCTTTTATGGTATAAGGTTTGCCACTGGTGATATTATAAATCTCACCGGTCTTTCCTTTTTTCATCGCCAAATAATAAGCACGGATTACATCCGAAACATCAAGATAATCTCTTTTGACATTGATATTGCCAACTTGTAATACGGGTTTTCTTTTGCCAACTTCAATTTCCGCAATTCTTTTAGCAATACTGGGAAAGATAAAATGCTCGGCCTGTCCTGGCGCAGTATGACTAAATGGTCTTAAGATTACAATATCTAAGTTATATTGACTAACATAATATAGACATATCTTTTCCGCACAGAGTTTACTTAAGGCATAAAAACTTACTGGATTGGGGGGCATACGCTCAGTCAATTTTCGCGCACTTCGACCATATACTTCACAGGATGAAATATAAATAACCCGTGGTCTTATCTTCGTTTCTCTTATTGACTCTAAAACATTTAGTGTGCCCATTGTATTAATAGCGAAGGTATCTTTAAGATTCTTTTCGGCTTGAGAAACCGAACTTTGTGCCGCAAGATGAAAGATTATTTGGGGGCGAATCGTTTTGATAACCCTTAAAATTTCTGAATAGTTGCGAATATCACAATAATAGATTTTATAATTAGTCTTCTGAGGAATAGCCCAATAAGTGCCATAAATATCATAGCCCAATGACTGAAGATAACCTGCAAGATAATTACCAACAAATCCTTCAATACCGGTAATTAGGACTTTTTTCACAGAATGAGGAAAGTTAAATCTTAATAATTTTTTCTAAACTCGTTCCCGCCAGTAATCTAATAAATCTTTTAGCGTTTGCTTAAAAGGGATTTCTGGGCTCCAGCCAATTTCCTTTTTAATTTTAGTCGGGTCGCCAATTAAAAGTTCAACATCAGATGGTCGTAATCTTTTTGGGTCAACTTTAATTTCAATATCAACTTTGCTCAAGGAAAGTAAAATATCCAGTACCTCTTTAATTTTATAGCCTTTACCAGTACAAATATTATAGACTTCTCCAGGCGTTCCTTTTTTCAGGCAGAGATAATAAGCGCGGACCACGTCTCGGACATCGGTAAAATCTCGTACGGCCGATAAATTTCCCACATAAATTATTGGTTTACGTTTGCCTTTTTCAATTTCCGCAATCTGTTTAGAAAAATTAGAAGTAACAAAGACTTCTCCTCTTCTTGGTCCGGTATGATTAAAAGCTCGAGTGCGAATAATATTCAAGCCATAACTTTTATGATACTGAAATCCTAATAAGTCTTGAGCAACCTTACTTACTCCATATGGACTTAGCGGACGCAGCGGATTAGTTTCTTTAATTGGCACTTCTGAAGGAAAGACTTGACCATATTCTTCGCTCGAGCAAGCGAGTTGAACTCGACAGTCCGTTAACCCCACATTTCGTATGCTTTCAAAAATGTTCAATTCGCCAATAATATTAGTAGTTAATGTTTCTGCTGGAGCGACCCAAGACATTGGCACATAACTTTGTGCTGCCAGATGAAAAATCATATCCGGTTTAACCTGTTTAATCACATTATTAACTGATACCGCATCGCGTAAATCGCACTCAAAAAGTTTGATTTTATTTAGAATGTGGGTGATGTTTTCCATACGCGAACGCCAACGATAAATGCCAAATACCTTACAATCTTTTTGGGTTAATAGATATTCGGCTAAATGACTACCAGCAAAACCAGTAATCCCGGTTATTAATGCTTTCATATTAACTCCTTAAATTTTTCCTAAACTATAAAATTGGAGACAATTAAAACAAATACAAGAATATTTTTGAGATTAATTATTTCATTAATCTTTAGCAAAATAGATTTATTTTCAGACATCAATGCTTTCCTAAATGTATCTTTGGCTATCGGGTATATAGCAAAATTACTAATGGCGGTTAGTGAAGATATATTTTTGGACATTAA contains the following coding sequences:
- a CDS encoding glycosyltransferase family 2 protein gives rise to the protein MVSILIITWNSKKYLKPCLDSILLQEQFKFFDYEIVVIDNNSQDGTVNIIEKSYSQVRLIKNAVNVGYAKANNQGIKIIRSEYILLLNPDTILRDNFFPPLIEYLKQNPRVGAIAPKILNPDLTIQDSVRAFPSYSILLWELTGLSRLFPQHKTFGRWRMKYFDYNQISEIDQPMASCLLVRKEAIEQIGGFDERFPMFYNDVDFCLRLKRAGWKIVYFPDSSVIHYRGASTKIVRTKMIFSMHKSLYHYFEKYDTSRWWQIKKLFLYPMLIFSALIRTFSKKL
- a CDS encoding GDP-mannose 4,6-dehydratase gives rise to the protein MKKVLITGIEGFVGNYLAGYLQSLGYDIYGTYWAIPQKTNYKIYYCDIRNYSEILRVIKTIRPQIIFHLAAQSSVSQAEKNLKDTFAINTMGTLNVLESIRETKIRPRVIYISSCEVYGRSARKLTERMPPNPVSFYALSKLCAEKICLYYVSQYNLDIVILRPFSHTAPGQAEHFIFPSIAKRIAEIEVGKRKPVLQVGNINVKRDYLDVSDVIRAYYLAMKKGKTGEIYNITSGKPYTIKECIAFLLKLSKKKIKITTIKSLIRANDIPILTGSAQKFSQLTGWKPEVSFYTTLADLLNYYRMQMETGIS
- a CDS encoding GDP-mannose 4,6-dehydratase produces the protein MKALITGITGFAGSHLAEYLLTQKDCKVFGIYRWRSRMENITHILNKIKLFECDLRDAVSVNNVIKQVKPDMIFHLAAQSYVPMSWVAPAETLTTNIIGELNIFESIRNVGLTDCRVQLACSSEEYGQVFPSEVPIKETNPLRPLSPYGVSKVAQDLLGFQYHKSYGLNIIRTRAFNHTGPRRGEVFVTSNFSKQIAEIEKGKRKPIIYVGNLSAVRDFTDVRDVVRAYYLCLKKGTPGEVYNICTGKGYKIKEVLDILLSLSKVDIEIKVDPKRLRPSDVELLIGDPTKIKKEIGWSPEIPFKQTLKDLLDYWRERV